The Pseudomonas chlororaphis subsp. piscium genome contains the following window.
GATGTCGATCGGGCTGCCGATCTGGGCGATCCAGCCCAGGTGCATGATCGCAATACGCTCGGCCATGGTCATGGCCTCTTCCTGGTCGTGGGTCACCATCACGCAGGTCACGCCGACGCGCTCGATGATCTCCACCAGCTCCAGCTGCATCTGCGAGCGCAGCTTTTTATCCAGGGCGCCCATCGGCTCGTCGAGCAGCAGCAGTTTCGGCCGCTTGGCCAGGGAACGGGCCAGGGCCACGCGCTGGCGCTGGCCGCCAGAGAGTTGGTGCGGCTTGCGCTTGGCGTACTGGCTCATCTGCACCAGCTTGAGCATCTCGGCCACGCGGGCATCGATCTCGGCCTTGGGAATCTTGTCCTGCTGCAGGCCGAAGGCGATGTTCTGGGCCACGGTCATGTGCGGGAACAAGGCGTAGGACTGGAACATCATGTTGATCGGCCGCTCGTAGGGCGGCATGTCGGTGATGTCCACACCGTCCAGGTAGATGCGCCCCTCCGTGGGCCGTTCGAACCCCGCGAGCATCCGCAGCAGGGTGGACTTACCCGAGCCAGAACCGCCGAGCAGGGCGAAGATCTCGCCTTTCTTGATTTCCAGGGACACGTCGTCCACGGCAATCGTCTCGTCGAACTTCTTCGTGACCCGATCGATTTTGACCAACACCTGCTTCGGTGTCTGGTCGCCCT
Protein-coding sequences here:
- a CDS encoding ABC transporter ATP-binding protein produces the protein MAVASGAYKKALEGDQTPKQVLVKIDRVTKKFDETIAVDDVSLEIKKGEIFALLGGSGSGKSTLLRMLAGFERPTEGRIYLDGVDITDMPPYERPINMMFQSYALFPHMTVAQNIAFGLQQDKIPKAEIDARVAEMLKLVQMSQYAKRKPHQLSGGQRQRVALARSLAKRPKLLLLDEPMGALDKKLRSQMQLELVEIIERVGVTCVMVTHDQEEAMTMAERIAIMHLGWIAQIGSPIDIYETPTSRLVCEFIGNVNIFEGEVIDDAEGHATITCKDLDRNIYVGHGISTSVQDKSVTYAIRPEKLLVTPDMPTCEYNWSSGKVHDIAYLGGHSVFYVELPSGKLVQSFVANAERRGARPTWGDQVYVWWEDDSGVVLRS